A single Lactuca sativa cultivar Salinas chromosome 8, Lsat_Salinas_v11, whole genome shotgun sequence DNA region contains:
- the LOC111896143 gene encoding cysteine-tryptophan domain-containing zinc finger protein 3 isoform X1 — translation MISVGSRDGRKGLSLRYGVEGGDMDLETELEEGEACFQNNNDDDSTIDPDVALSYLDEKLQDVLGHFQKDFEGGVSAENLGAKFGGYGSFLPTYQRSPACPHPKTPPKIPTNNQSISPNDLHVEGGRQSSVSTSNASQSTKHGPVLTGGASAPPPRGHLMNGKVKQEGHPLFNKAGDKFTSNGQSVNNFANISDQKSLKVRIKVGSDNLSTQKNAEIYSGLGLDVSPSSSLEASPVDSDDFCHLPNGSPHEESPTSILEMMTSFPVLGGLLLSPLPYELLYLNEKEKREDSSCGSVHKKSQETTLAVNRPDIKVDRNEKKPKTEGNLVPPELKNVNIICDGIGGVTKKEADMDNLSCEEPLSNGMRVDFRKGAAFKGGSSGVTPKEESLYPVLTPNDIRAEKPYKKDSNSDEKYPTFPTKSDSDVSKNGKVQPPKQKAAHKATSREKDSTKLATSSSGGKKKSKGSLENGFESVEVLKVKNDPSKSKNNAHGLKTDDPRGNNVKVRDTYKDFFGEPDPELEEGDDMALEEKPFGDRQKDNRVTEKGTLETNILSKDRLNGKKDQKPSSVVYPGMAPLIAPITGPTPVSDAASGTVAAVVNEDWVCCDKCEKWRLLPPGVNPSSLPEKWLCSMLEWLPGMNRCSISQEETTKAIMAHFPGPAPTAQGLQPVHPGGPMSLDPPPHPDQRHHLFGPQAAVKKKHGTKDVPNEPKQERPSLSSNSAKKNLQTSNKTRSLNGAHHSPSHLEFQDSGQSSSMIAEKHRLKHKEKKKLRENFVDEGNNNNNHNHNHNNNPLQLKIKNKRETGQDCSRDSKKVKTDDNHGTDKDWASDHKKYDDRLKDSKSASKVLGMHPKNPNGTPHVVHKRKSNEFEEETSENGHRKGKRVKVPEPREEEMFTSKGEGRIRVIDSSKRDHVPMPLHASLAATSSSSKVSGSHKTKTNTQEAKGSPVESVSSSPLRILNPDKLIISSRRNIEGVDNCQDAVSPKKDWEEDRGSFRSNTTFKKDLDVTESLDKGLGKVEIAPSLEFETFRVGTSGAKPSAQGHNDDRSHSNGSRSRKNGKGSSSRSKDKNRSSKSDIDKINLKISDVPIYEEKSKAGRHKSQEKPSVYPDKFEKGSASKKDSSKPLSENTSKRDPQPKHGHNDDSAPVPVHDVKQNNMSMERDVERISKKDVSGRGKSHSLPPTGKGQNDASRPPQPCVVSQKENGLLVDAAEGSDVLKGAKQKKKVENQSTSVRHPTPPNRHNKGRGDHDAPSPLRRESSSQAASAVKEAKALKHMADRLKNSGSNHESNSLYFQAALKFLYGSSLLESSHSETGKHGDMIQSMVMYGSTAKLCEYVAHEYEKSKEMAAAALAYKLAEVAYLKVVYSSHTNACKDRQELQSSLQIGPTGESPSSSASDIDNLNNNNPAAVDKAAIAKGVSDPQIAGNHVIAARNKPNFLRILNFAQDVNFAMEASKRSQIAYAACGSQPEHAHHKEIIKPALDFNFQDVEGLLQLVRVAMEVISR, via the exons atgatttctgtTGGGAGTAGAGATGGTAGGAAGGGGTTAAGTTTGAGGTATGGTGTTGAAGGCGGAGATATGGATTTAGAGACTGAACTTGAAGAAGGAGAGGCCTGTTTTCAGAACAATAACGATGATGATTCAACAATTGACCCTGACGTTGCTCTTTCTTATCTT GATGAGAAACTTCAAGATGTGTTGGGACATTTTCAGAAGGATTTTGAAGGTGGAGTTTCAGCTGAAAACTTGG GGGCAAAGTTTGGGGGATACGGTTCATTTTTGCCCACTTATCAACGTTCTCCTGCTTGCCCTCATCCAAAGACGCCACCAAAAATTCCCACCAATAATCAATCCATATCTCCAAACGATCTTCATGTAGAG GGTGGTCGTCAGAGCTCTGTATCCACATCAAATGCATCTCAATCAACAAAGCATGGACCAGTTTTGACTGGTGGTGCATCTGCACCACCACCAAGGGGTCACTTGATGAATGGTAAAGTGAAACAAGAAGGGCACCCCTTATTTAATAAGGCTGGTGACAAATTCACTTCTAATGGACAATCTGTTAACAACTTTGCTAACATTTCTGACCAAAAGTCGCTCAAGGTTAGAATCAAAGTTGGCTCTGATAACTTGTCGACTCAAAAAAATGCTGAAATCTACAGTGGACTTGGCCTTGATGTCTCCCCTTCATCATCATTGGAAGCTAGTCCTGTAGACAGTGATGATTTTTGCCATTTGCCTAATGGCAGCCCTCATGAGGAATCACCCACTAGTATTCTTGAG ATGATGACATCATTTCCGGTTCTTGGAGGTCTACTGTTATCCCCTCTTCCGTATGAACTCTTGTATTTGAATGAAAAAGAAAAACGGGAGGATAGTAGTTGTGGTTCTGTGCATAAAAAAAGCCAAGAAACTACTTTGGCAGTTAATAGGCCTGATATTAAAGTTGACCGAAACGAGAAGAAGCCAAAGACCGAGGGTAATTTGGTCCCACCTGAACTGAAAAACGTCAACATTATTTGTGATGGCATTGGTGGTGTAACAAAAAAGGAAGCTGACATGGATAATTTGTCTTGTGAAGAACCTCTCTCTAATGGTATGAGGGTGGATTTCAGAAAAGGTGCTGCCTTTAAGGGTGGATCATCTGGTGTTACACCAAAAGAAGAATCTTTATATCCAGTTTTGACACCAAATGATATTCGGGCTGAGAAGCCTTATAAAAAAGATTCAAACTCTGATGAAAAGTATCCAACTTTCCCTACAAAATCCGATTCAGATGTTTCCAAGAATGGAAAAGTCCAGCCCCCAAAGCAGAAGGCTGCTCACAAAGCTACATCACGAGAAAAAGATTCCACAAAATTGGCCACATCATCTTCTGGGGGAAAAAAGAAATCAAAAGGAAGTTTGGAAAATGGTTTTGAAAGTGTCGAGGTCTTGAAAGTCAAGAATGACCCTTCCAAAAGTAAAAACAACGCTCACGGGTTGAAAACGGATGATCCGAGGGGCAATAATGTCAAAGTGAGAGATACATACAAAGATTTCTTTGGAGAACCTGATCCAGAACTTGAAGAGGGTGATGACATGGCTTTAGAGGAAAAGCCTTTTGGGGATAGGCAAAAGGACAATAGAGTAACGGAGAAGGGTACTCTAGAAACTAATATTTTGTCAAAAGATAGACTAAATGGAAAGAAAGATCAGAAACCGTCTTCAGTAGTGTATCCGGGAATGGCCCCACTTATAGCCCCGATAACGGGACCCACACCTGTTTCTGATGCAGCTTCTGGAACAGTGGCTGCTGTTGTCAATGAAGATTGGGTTTGTTGTGATAAATGTGAGAAATGGAGGCTTCTTCCACCTGGTGTCAATCCTTCTAGTCTTCCTGAAAAGTGGCTCTGTAGCATGCTCGAGTGGCT GCCTGGAATGAACCGCTGCAGCATCAGTCAGGAAGAGACAACAAAGGCCATTATGGCCCATTTTCCAGGCCCAGCCCCTACAGCCCAAGGGTTACAGCCGGTGCATCCTGGTGGGCCCATGTCACTTGATCCCCCTCCACATCCTGATCAAAGACACCATCTTTTTGGTCCACAAGCTGCTGTAAAGAAAAAGCATGGAACAAAAGATGTCCCAAATGAACCGAAACAAGAGAGACCCTCGTTGTCTTCTAACTCTGCAAAAAAGAATTTACAAACATCCAATAAAACTAGAAGCTTGAATGGTGCACACCACTCTCCCTCTCATCTAGAATTTCAAGATTCTGGCCAATCTAGTAGCATGATTGCAGAAAAGCACAGATTGAAGCATAAAGAAAAGAAGAAGCTGCGTGAAAACTTTGTCGATGAAG gtaataataataataatcataatcataatcataacaaTAATCCTCTTCAATTGAAGATTAAGAACAAAAGAGAGACTGGTCAAGATTGTTCTAGAGATTCAAAGAAAGTGAAAACGGATGATAATCATGGGACCGATAAAGATTGGGCTTCTGACCATAAGAAATATGATGATCGCCTTAAAGATTCAAAATCTGCCTCAAAAGTTTTGGGTATGCATCCCAAAAATCCAAACGGAACCCCCCATGTTGTGCACAAAAGGAAATCTAATGAATTTGAGGAAGAAACGAGTGAAAATGGGCATAGGAAGGGTAAAAGGGTAAAAGTACCTGAACCCCGTGAGGAAGAAATGTTTACAAGCAAAGGTGAGGGAAGAATTAGAGTGATAGATTCTTCTAAAAGAGATCATGTGCCCATGCCACTGCATGCTTCACTGGCTGCTACTTCAAGCTCTTCAAAAGTATCCGGTTCTCATAAAACTAAAACCAATACCCAGGAAGCAAAAGGGTCACCAGTGGAATCCGTTTCTTCATCTCCTTTGAGAATCTTGAATCCTGATAAGCTTATTATATCTTCTAGAAGGAACATTGAAGGTGTTGATAATTGTCAAGATGCTGTCAGTCCTAAAAAAGACTGGGAGGAAGATAGAGGAAGTTTCCGATCAAACACAACATTCAAGAAGGATTTAGATGTAACAGAATCTTTAGATAAGGGTTTAGGTAAGGTGGAAATTGCCCCTTCACTTGAATTTGAAACATTTCGTGTTGGTACCTCAGGGGCAAAACCGTCCGCTCAAGGCCATAACGATGACAGATCTCATTCCAACGGTTCTCGTTCAAGGAAAAACGGGAAAGGATCCTCCTCAAGATCTAAAGACAAAAACCGGAGTTCTAAATCTGATATTGACAAGATTAACCTTAAGATATCAGATGTCCCTATTTATGAAGAAAAGTCAAAGGCAGGGCGACACAAATCTCAAGAGAAGCCATCTGTATATCCCGATAAGTTTGAAAAGGGGTCAGCTTCAAAAAAAGATTCTTCAAAACCATTGAGTGAGAACACTAGTAAACGGGATCCCCAACCAAAGCATGGACACAATGACGATTCTGCCCCTGTCCCGGTTCATGACGTGAAGCAGAATAACATGTCAATGGAGCGTGATGTTGAAAGGATTTCAAAGAAGGATGTTTCCGGAAGAGGAAAGTCACACTCTTTACCACCTACAGGAAAAGGTCAAAATGATGCGTCACGCCCTCCACAACCTTGTGTGGTTTCTCAAAAAGAAAATGGTTTACTGGTTGATGCTGCTGAAGGGAGTGATGTATTGAAAGGAGCAAAGCAGAAAAAGAAAGTTGAAAACCAGTCCACAAGTGTAAGACATCCAACCCCCCCGAATAGGCATAATAAGGGAAGGGGGGATCATGATGCACCGAGTCCACTCAGACGGGAATCATCGAGTCAGGCTGCAAGTGCTGTTAAAGAGGCAAAAGCTCTTAAGCACATGGCTGATCGCCTTAAG AATTCTGGATCCAACCATGAGAGTAATTCACTTTATTTCCAAGCTGCCCTTAAGTTTCTTTATGGGTCCTCTTTATTGGAATCCAGCCATAGTGAGACTGGGAAACATGGTGATATGATTCAGTCAATGGTCATGTATGGTAGCACTGCAAAACTTTGCGA GTATGTTGCACATGAATATGAGAAATCAAAAGAAATGGCTGCTGCAGCTCTGGCCTACAAATTGGCTGAGGTGGCATATTTAAAGGTGGTCTATTCATCACATACAAATGCATGCAAAGATCGCCAAGAATTGCAATCGTCTCTCCAAATAGGTCCTACTG GTGAGTCCCCTTCTTCCTCAGCTTCTGATATCGATAACTTGAATAACAACAACCCAGCAGCTGTTGACAAAGCTGCCATAGCCAAGGGTGTTAGTGATCCTCAAATTGCTGGAAATCATGTAATTGCTGCTCGAAATAAGCCCAACTTTTTGCGGATTCTTAACTTT GCACAGGATGTCAACTTTGCAATGGAAGCTTCAAAAAGATCTCAGATTGCATATGCAGCATGTGGTTCACAACCAGAACATGCCCACCATAAAGAAATAATCAAACCGGCTTTGGATTTCAACTTTCAGGATGTTGAAGGATTGTTACAACTTGTAAGGGTTGCAATGGAAGTAATTAGCAGGTGA
- the LOC111896143 gene encoding cysteine-tryptophan domain-containing zinc finger protein 3 isoform X2 encodes MDLETELEEGEACFQNNNDDDSTIDPDVALSYLDEKLQDVLGHFQKDFEGGVSAENLGAKFGGYGSFLPTYQRSPACPHPKTPPKIPTNNQSISPNDLHVEGGRQSSVSTSNASQSTKHGPVLTGGASAPPPRGHLMNGKVKQEGHPLFNKAGDKFTSNGQSVNNFANISDQKSLKVRIKVGSDNLSTQKNAEIYSGLGLDVSPSSSLEASPVDSDDFCHLPNGSPHEESPTSILEMMTSFPVLGGLLLSPLPYELLYLNEKEKREDSSCGSVHKKSQETTLAVNRPDIKVDRNEKKPKTEGNLVPPELKNVNIICDGIGGVTKKEADMDNLSCEEPLSNGMRVDFRKGAAFKGGSSGVTPKEESLYPVLTPNDIRAEKPYKKDSNSDEKYPTFPTKSDSDVSKNGKVQPPKQKAAHKATSREKDSTKLATSSSGGKKKSKGSLENGFESVEVLKVKNDPSKSKNNAHGLKTDDPRGNNVKVRDTYKDFFGEPDPELEEGDDMALEEKPFGDRQKDNRVTEKGTLETNILSKDRLNGKKDQKPSSVVYPGMAPLIAPITGPTPVSDAASGTVAAVVNEDWVCCDKCEKWRLLPPGVNPSSLPEKWLCSMLEWLPGMNRCSISQEETTKAIMAHFPGPAPTAQGLQPVHPGGPMSLDPPPHPDQRHHLFGPQAAVKKKHGTKDVPNEPKQERPSLSSNSAKKNLQTSNKTRSLNGAHHSPSHLEFQDSGQSSSMIAEKHRLKHKEKKKLRENFVDEGNNNNNHNHNHNNNPLQLKIKNKRETGQDCSRDSKKVKTDDNHGTDKDWASDHKKYDDRLKDSKSASKVLGMHPKNPNGTPHVVHKRKSNEFEEETSENGHRKGKRVKVPEPREEEMFTSKGEGRIRVIDSSKRDHVPMPLHASLAATSSSSKVSGSHKTKTNTQEAKGSPVESVSSSPLRILNPDKLIISSRRNIEGVDNCQDAVSPKKDWEEDRGSFRSNTTFKKDLDVTESLDKGLGKVEIAPSLEFETFRVGTSGAKPSAQGHNDDRSHSNGSRSRKNGKGSSSRSKDKNRSSKSDIDKINLKISDVPIYEEKSKAGRHKSQEKPSVYPDKFEKGSASKKDSSKPLSENTSKRDPQPKHGHNDDSAPVPVHDVKQNNMSMERDVERISKKDVSGRGKSHSLPPTGKGQNDASRPPQPCVVSQKENGLLVDAAEGSDVLKGAKQKKKVENQSTSVRHPTPPNRHNKGRGDHDAPSPLRRESSSQAASAVKEAKALKHMADRLKNSGSNHESNSLYFQAALKFLYGSSLLESSHSETGKHGDMIQSMVMYGSTAKLCEYVAHEYEKSKEMAAAALAYKLAEVAYLKVVYSSHTNACKDRQELQSSLQIGPTGESPSSSASDIDNLNNNNPAAVDKAAIAKGVSDPQIAGNHVIAARNKPNFLRILNFAQDVNFAMEASKRSQIAYAACGSQPEHAHHKEIIKPALDFNFQDVEGLLQLVRVAMEVISR; translated from the exons ATGGATTTAGAGACTGAACTTGAAGAAGGAGAGGCCTGTTTTCAGAACAATAACGATGATGATTCAACAATTGACCCTGACGTTGCTCTTTCTTATCTT GATGAGAAACTTCAAGATGTGTTGGGACATTTTCAGAAGGATTTTGAAGGTGGAGTTTCAGCTGAAAACTTGG GGGCAAAGTTTGGGGGATACGGTTCATTTTTGCCCACTTATCAACGTTCTCCTGCTTGCCCTCATCCAAAGACGCCACCAAAAATTCCCACCAATAATCAATCCATATCTCCAAACGATCTTCATGTAGAG GGTGGTCGTCAGAGCTCTGTATCCACATCAAATGCATCTCAATCAACAAAGCATGGACCAGTTTTGACTGGTGGTGCATCTGCACCACCACCAAGGGGTCACTTGATGAATGGTAAAGTGAAACAAGAAGGGCACCCCTTATTTAATAAGGCTGGTGACAAATTCACTTCTAATGGACAATCTGTTAACAACTTTGCTAACATTTCTGACCAAAAGTCGCTCAAGGTTAGAATCAAAGTTGGCTCTGATAACTTGTCGACTCAAAAAAATGCTGAAATCTACAGTGGACTTGGCCTTGATGTCTCCCCTTCATCATCATTGGAAGCTAGTCCTGTAGACAGTGATGATTTTTGCCATTTGCCTAATGGCAGCCCTCATGAGGAATCACCCACTAGTATTCTTGAG ATGATGACATCATTTCCGGTTCTTGGAGGTCTACTGTTATCCCCTCTTCCGTATGAACTCTTGTATTTGAATGAAAAAGAAAAACGGGAGGATAGTAGTTGTGGTTCTGTGCATAAAAAAAGCCAAGAAACTACTTTGGCAGTTAATAGGCCTGATATTAAAGTTGACCGAAACGAGAAGAAGCCAAAGACCGAGGGTAATTTGGTCCCACCTGAACTGAAAAACGTCAACATTATTTGTGATGGCATTGGTGGTGTAACAAAAAAGGAAGCTGACATGGATAATTTGTCTTGTGAAGAACCTCTCTCTAATGGTATGAGGGTGGATTTCAGAAAAGGTGCTGCCTTTAAGGGTGGATCATCTGGTGTTACACCAAAAGAAGAATCTTTATATCCAGTTTTGACACCAAATGATATTCGGGCTGAGAAGCCTTATAAAAAAGATTCAAACTCTGATGAAAAGTATCCAACTTTCCCTACAAAATCCGATTCAGATGTTTCCAAGAATGGAAAAGTCCAGCCCCCAAAGCAGAAGGCTGCTCACAAAGCTACATCACGAGAAAAAGATTCCACAAAATTGGCCACATCATCTTCTGGGGGAAAAAAGAAATCAAAAGGAAGTTTGGAAAATGGTTTTGAAAGTGTCGAGGTCTTGAAAGTCAAGAATGACCCTTCCAAAAGTAAAAACAACGCTCACGGGTTGAAAACGGATGATCCGAGGGGCAATAATGTCAAAGTGAGAGATACATACAAAGATTTCTTTGGAGAACCTGATCCAGAACTTGAAGAGGGTGATGACATGGCTTTAGAGGAAAAGCCTTTTGGGGATAGGCAAAAGGACAATAGAGTAACGGAGAAGGGTACTCTAGAAACTAATATTTTGTCAAAAGATAGACTAAATGGAAAGAAAGATCAGAAACCGTCTTCAGTAGTGTATCCGGGAATGGCCCCACTTATAGCCCCGATAACGGGACCCACACCTGTTTCTGATGCAGCTTCTGGAACAGTGGCTGCTGTTGTCAATGAAGATTGGGTTTGTTGTGATAAATGTGAGAAATGGAGGCTTCTTCCACCTGGTGTCAATCCTTCTAGTCTTCCTGAAAAGTGGCTCTGTAGCATGCTCGAGTGGCT GCCTGGAATGAACCGCTGCAGCATCAGTCAGGAAGAGACAACAAAGGCCATTATGGCCCATTTTCCAGGCCCAGCCCCTACAGCCCAAGGGTTACAGCCGGTGCATCCTGGTGGGCCCATGTCACTTGATCCCCCTCCACATCCTGATCAAAGACACCATCTTTTTGGTCCACAAGCTGCTGTAAAGAAAAAGCATGGAACAAAAGATGTCCCAAATGAACCGAAACAAGAGAGACCCTCGTTGTCTTCTAACTCTGCAAAAAAGAATTTACAAACATCCAATAAAACTAGAAGCTTGAATGGTGCACACCACTCTCCCTCTCATCTAGAATTTCAAGATTCTGGCCAATCTAGTAGCATGATTGCAGAAAAGCACAGATTGAAGCATAAAGAAAAGAAGAAGCTGCGTGAAAACTTTGTCGATGAAG gtaataataataataatcataatcataatcataacaaTAATCCTCTTCAATTGAAGATTAAGAACAAAAGAGAGACTGGTCAAGATTGTTCTAGAGATTCAAAGAAAGTGAAAACGGATGATAATCATGGGACCGATAAAGATTGGGCTTCTGACCATAAGAAATATGATGATCGCCTTAAAGATTCAAAATCTGCCTCAAAAGTTTTGGGTATGCATCCCAAAAATCCAAACGGAACCCCCCATGTTGTGCACAAAAGGAAATCTAATGAATTTGAGGAAGAAACGAGTGAAAATGGGCATAGGAAGGGTAAAAGGGTAAAAGTACCTGAACCCCGTGAGGAAGAAATGTTTACAAGCAAAGGTGAGGGAAGAATTAGAGTGATAGATTCTTCTAAAAGAGATCATGTGCCCATGCCACTGCATGCTTCACTGGCTGCTACTTCAAGCTCTTCAAAAGTATCCGGTTCTCATAAAACTAAAACCAATACCCAGGAAGCAAAAGGGTCACCAGTGGAATCCGTTTCTTCATCTCCTTTGAGAATCTTGAATCCTGATAAGCTTATTATATCTTCTAGAAGGAACATTGAAGGTGTTGATAATTGTCAAGATGCTGTCAGTCCTAAAAAAGACTGGGAGGAAGATAGAGGAAGTTTCCGATCAAACACAACATTCAAGAAGGATTTAGATGTAACAGAATCTTTAGATAAGGGTTTAGGTAAGGTGGAAATTGCCCCTTCACTTGAATTTGAAACATTTCGTGTTGGTACCTCAGGGGCAAAACCGTCCGCTCAAGGCCATAACGATGACAGATCTCATTCCAACGGTTCTCGTTCAAGGAAAAACGGGAAAGGATCCTCCTCAAGATCTAAAGACAAAAACCGGAGTTCTAAATCTGATATTGACAAGATTAACCTTAAGATATCAGATGTCCCTATTTATGAAGAAAAGTCAAAGGCAGGGCGACACAAATCTCAAGAGAAGCCATCTGTATATCCCGATAAGTTTGAAAAGGGGTCAGCTTCAAAAAAAGATTCTTCAAAACCATTGAGTGAGAACACTAGTAAACGGGATCCCCAACCAAAGCATGGACACAATGACGATTCTGCCCCTGTCCCGGTTCATGACGTGAAGCAGAATAACATGTCAATGGAGCGTGATGTTGAAAGGATTTCAAAGAAGGATGTTTCCGGAAGAGGAAAGTCACACTCTTTACCACCTACAGGAAAAGGTCAAAATGATGCGTCACGCCCTCCACAACCTTGTGTGGTTTCTCAAAAAGAAAATGGTTTACTGGTTGATGCTGCTGAAGGGAGTGATGTATTGAAAGGAGCAAAGCAGAAAAAGAAAGTTGAAAACCAGTCCACAAGTGTAAGACATCCAACCCCCCCGAATAGGCATAATAAGGGAAGGGGGGATCATGATGCACCGAGTCCACTCAGACGGGAATCATCGAGTCAGGCTGCAAGTGCTGTTAAAGAGGCAAAAGCTCTTAAGCACATGGCTGATCGCCTTAAG AATTCTGGATCCAACCATGAGAGTAATTCACTTTATTTCCAAGCTGCCCTTAAGTTTCTTTATGGGTCCTCTTTATTGGAATCCAGCCATAGTGAGACTGGGAAACATGGTGATATGATTCAGTCAATGGTCATGTATGGTAGCACTGCAAAACTTTGCGA GTATGTTGCACATGAATATGAGAAATCAAAAGAAATGGCTGCTGCAGCTCTGGCCTACAAATTGGCTGAGGTGGCATATTTAAAGGTGGTCTATTCATCACATACAAATGCATGCAAAGATCGCCAAGAATTGCAATCGTCTCTCCAAATAGGTCCTACTG GTGAGTCCCCTTCTTCCTCAGCTTCTGATATCGATAACTTGAATAACAACAACCCAGCAGCTGTTGACAAAGCTGCCATAGCCAAGGGTGTTAGTGATCCTCAAATTGCTGGAAATCATGTAATTGCTGCTCGAAATAAGCCCAACTTTTTGCGGATTCTTAACTTT GCACAGGATGTCAACTTTGCAATGGAAGCTTCAAAAAGATCTCAGATTGCATATGCAGCATGTGGTTCACAACCAGAACATGCCCACCATAAAGAAATAATCAAACCGGCTTTGGATTTCAACTTTCAGGATGTTGAAGGATTGTTACAACTTGTAAGGGTTGCAATGGAAGTAATTAGCAGGTGA